In Anthonomus grandis grandis chromosome 24, icAntGran1.3, whole genome shotgun sequence, a single genomic region encodes these proteins:
- the LOC126749354 gene encoding uncharacterized protein LOC126749354: MFAPRIIIMLITMVLNQAQNMKEEQDYRVEVSAGAYWKPLPATRIYEATVPLTYETEWTEDTDDHTMDVGNLKCSQLQTNECFVINSINGLNKAFFKELTLLNEHWGIAPLRNNEPSKREKRSLDFIGSGLSWCCGVATLQKLNMVENSDDEIRKRLDTMSQGLSDTVKQMSENSKHFQDYEKLVAATFSDTELRIKSIERFTKQLENKVANTTNEKELLIMTNLYNGYLNLKRMVLLVRTVRRQAIVNSCRHHKIPAEIVNPQVLKKDLEDFEFQETDGVEGLVQNKGEVRHTRGCHVMSQGLPTDEWRRQTRRRSRRGVRHTWVKVS, from the exons atgtttgctccaagaataataataat gtTAATCACTATGGTGCTAAATCAGGCGCAGAACatgaaggaagaacaagatTACAGAGTTGAGGTAAGCGCGGGAGCTTATTGGAAACCACTCCCAGCGACAAGAATCTATGAAGCTACAGTACCATTGACATATGAAACGGAATGGACCGAGGATACCGATGACCACACGATGGATGTAGGAAATCTCAAATGCAGCCAATTGCAAACGAACGAATGCTTCgtaataaatagtataaatgGACTAAATAAAGCATTCTTCAAAGAATTAACTTTACTTAACGAACACTGGGGCATAGCACCACTAAGAAACAACGAACCATCTAAGAGAGAGAAGAGGTCTCTAGACTTTATAGGCTCAGGATTATCATGGTGTTGCGGAGTGGCAACAttgcaaaaactaaatatggTCGAAAACTCAGATGACGAGATCAGGAAAAGGCTAGACACAATGTCACAAGGACTGTCCGATACCGTAAAACAAATGAGCGAAAACTCCAAACACTTTCAAGACTATGAGAAATTAGTCGCAGCAACGTTCTCGGACACGGAGCTAAGGATAAAGAGCATAGAGAGGTTCACTAAACAACTGGAAAATAAGGTGGCAAACACGACAAACGAAAAGGAATTACTAATAATGACAAACCTCTATAACGGATAtctaaacctaaaaaggatGGTATTACTAGTAAGGACTGTCAGGAGACAAGCTATCGTAAATTCATGTAGACACCATAAAATACCGGCGGAAATTGTCAACCCGCAAGTCCTAAAAAAGGATCTGGAGGATTTCGA GTTCCAGGAAACCGACGGCGTTGAAGGACTGGTACAAAACAAGGGAGAAGTCAGGCATACAAGGGGGTGTCATGTGATGTCGCAAGGGTTGCCAACGGACGAATGGAGGCGTCAAACCCGTAGGCGTTCCAGAAGAGGAGTCAGACATACATGGGTGAAGGTGTCCTAG